The Odocoileus virginianus isolate 20LAN1187 ecotype Illinois chromosome 3, Ovbor_1.2, whole genome shotgun sequence genome includes a window with the following:
- the IER2 gene encoding immediate early response gene 2 protein, giving the protein MEVQKEAQRIMTLSVWKMYHSRMQRGGLRLHRSLQLSLVMRSARELYLSAKVGAQEPEVLLPPVRSPDPRLHSREAEAAAKAAPGDAEQPSPEPMDTQEAPRAEETPARCVQRPAKISRKRRSSSFSDGADATLVPSKKARLEEEEEEGASSEVLDRLQPPPAQAEGAFPNLARVLQRRFSGLLNCSPAASSPTASPACEAKPVCRPADNMLNVLVRAVVAF; this is encoded by the coding sequence ATGGAAGTGCAGAAAGAGGCGCAACGGATCATGACCCTGTCGGTGTGGAAGATGTACCATTCGCGCATGCAGCGCGGTGGCCTGCGGCTGCACCGGAGCCTACAGCTGTCGCTGGTCATGCGCAGCGCTCGGGAGCTCTACCTCTCCGCCAAGGTGGGAGCCCAGGAACCCGAGGTGCTGTTGCCGCCCGTCCGCTCCCCTGACCCTCGCCTGCACTCTCGGGAAGCGGAAGCCGCAGCCAAGGCAGCTCCCGGCGACGCTGAGCAGCCCTCTCCGGAACCCATGGACACGCAGGAGGCACCGAGAGCCGAGGAGACCCCCGCCCGCTGTGTCCAGCGCCCCGCCAAAATCAGCCGAAAGCGGCGGAGCAGCAGCTTTAGCGATGGTGCGGACGCCACTCTGGTCCCGAGCAAGAAAGCCCGcttagaagaagaggaggaggaaggggcctCCTCGGAGGTCCTTGATCGCCTGCAGCCCCCTCCGGCGCAAGCGGAGGGCGCCTTCCCCAACCTGGCGCGCGTCCTGCAGAGGCGCTTCTCCGGCCTCCTGAACTGCAGTCCCGCTGCCAGCTCTCCGACGGCGTCCCCGGCGTGCGAGGCGAAGCCGGTTTGCCGCCCGGCGGACAACATGCTCAACGTGCTGGTACGGGCCGTGGTGGCCTTCTGA
- the STX10 gene encoding syntaxin-10 isoform X4 codes for MSLEDPFFVVRGEVQKAVNTARGLYQRWCELLQESAVVGREELDWTTNELRNGLRSIEWDLEDLEETIGIVEANPGKFKLPAGDLQERKVFVQRMREAVQEMKDHMVSPAAVAFMERNNREMVTGKPATLKSSSDLLDASVVSTTSRYIEEQQATQQLILDQQDQQLEMVSGSISVLKHMSGRVGEELDEQVCWTPLLRRWTTPSPGWMGSLGRWPKYPT; via the exons ATGTCTCTCGAAGATCCTTTTTTTGTAGTCCGAGG CGAGGTGCAGAAGGCGGTGAACACGGCCCGTGGGCTGTACCAGCGGTGGTGCGAGCTCCTGCAGGAGAGCGCGGTGGTCGGACGCGAGGAGCTGGACTGGACGACCAACGAGCTGCGGAATGGCCTGCGCAGCATCGAGTGGGACCTCGAAGACCTGGAGGAAACCATTG GCATAGTGGAAGCCAACCCCGGCAAGTTCAAGCTCCCAGCTGGAGACCTTCAGGAGAGAAAAGTGTTTGTGCAGAGGATGCGGGAAGCAGTGCAG GAAATGAAGGACCATATGGTCAGCCCGGCAGCCGTAGCCTTCATGGAGAGGAATAACAGGGAG ATGGTGACAGGCAAGCCGGCCACCCTGAAGTCCTCCAGCGACTTGCTGGACGCCAGTGTGGTCTCGACCACCTCTCGCTACATTGAAGAGCAGcaggccacacagcag CTGATCCTGGACCAGCAGGATCAACAGCTGGAAATGGTGTCTGGGAGCATCTCAGTTCTGAAACACATGTCCGGCCGTGTTGGGGAGGAGCTGGACGAGCAGG TATGCTGGACGCCTTTGCTCAGGAGATGGACCACACCCAGTCCCGGATGGATGGGGTCCTTAGGAAGATGGCCAAAATATCCCACATGA
- the STX10 gene encoding syntaxin-10 isoform X2, with translation MSLEDPFFVVRGEVQKAVNTARGLYQRWCELLQESAVVGREELDWTTNELRNGLRSIEWDLEDLEETIGIVEANPGKFKLPAGDLQERKVFVQRMREAVQEMKDHMVSPAAVAFMERNNREMVTGKPATLKSSSDLLDASVVSTTSRYIEEQQATQQLILDQQDQQLEMVSGSISVLKHMSGRVGEELDEQGIMLDAFAQEMDHTQSRMDGVLRKMAKISHMTSDRRQWCAIAVLLGVLLLVLILFFSL, from the exons ATGTCTCTCGAAGATCCTTTTTTTGTAGTCCGAGG CGAGGTGCAGAAGGCGGTGAACACGGCCCGTGGGCTGTACCAGCGGTGGTGCGAGCTCCTGCAGGAGAGCGCGGTGGTCGGACGCGAGGAGCTGGACTGGACGACCAACGAGCTGCGGAATGGCCTGCGCAGCATCGAGTGGGACCTCGAAGACCTGGAGGAAACCATTG GCATAGTGGAAGCCAACCCCGGCAAGTTCAAGCTCCCAGCTGGAGACCTTCAGGAGAGAAAAGTGTTTGTGCAGAGGATGCGGGAAGCAGTGCAG GAAATGAAGGACCATATGGTCAGCCCGGCAGCCGTAGCCTTCATGGAGAGGAATAACAGGGAG ATGGTGACAGGCAAGCCGGCCACCCTGAAGTCCTCCAGCGACTTGCTGGACGCCAGTGTGGTCTCGACCACCTCTCGCTACATTGAAGAGCAGcaggccacacagcag CTGATCCTGGACCAGCAGGATCAACAGCTGGAAATGGTGTCTGGGAGCATCTCAGTTCTGAAACACATGTCCGGCCGTGTTGGGGAGGAGCTGGACGAGCAGGGCAT TATGCTGGACGCCTTTGCTCAGGAGATGGACCACACCCAGTCCCGGATGGATGGGGTCCTTAGGAAGATGGCCAAAATATCCCACATGACCAGTG ACCGCCGACAGTGGTGTGCCATCGCGGTGCTGCTGGGGGTGCTGCTCCTGgtcctcatcctcttcttctctctctga
- the STX10 gene encoding syntaxin-10 isoform X1: MSLEDPFFVVRGEVQKAVNTARGLYQRWCELLQESAVVGREELDWTTNELRNGLRSIEWDLEDLEETIGIVEANPGKFKLPAGDLQERKVFVQRMREAVQEMKDHMVSPAAVAFMERNNREMVTGKPATLKSSSDLLDASVVSTTSRYIEEQQATQQLILDQQDQQLEMVSGSISVLKHMSGRVGEELDEQGIMLDAFAQEMDHTQSRMDGVLRKMAKISHMTSVGESLSWGAQLGLLRRLSVPQGSLVHQVTSILL, from the exons ATGTCTCTCGAAGATCCTTTTTTTGTAGTCCGAGG CGAGGTGCAGAAGGCGGTGAACACGGCCCGTGGGCTGTACCAGCGGTGGTGCGAGCTCCTGCAGGAGAGCGCGGTGGTCGGACGCGAGGAGCTGGACTGGACGACCAACGAGCTGCGGAATGGCCTGCGCAGCATCGAGTGGGACCTCGAAGACCTGGAGGAAACCATTG GCATAGTGGAAGCCAACCCCGGCAAGTTCAAGCTCCCAGCTGGAGACCTTCAGGAGAGAAAAGTGTTTGTGCAGAGGATGCGGGAAGCAGTGCAG GAAATGAAGGACCATATGGTCAGCCCGGCAGCCGTAGCCTTCATGGAGAGGAATAACAGGGAG ATGGTGACAGGCAAGCCGGCCACCCTGAAGTCCTCCAGCGACTTGCTGGACGCCAGTGTGGTCTCGACCACCTCTCGCTACATTGAAGAGCAGcaggccacacagcag CTGATCCTGGACCAGCAGGATCAACAGCTGGAAATGGTGTCTGGGAGCATCTCAGTTCTGAAACACATGTCCGGCCGTGTTGGGGAGGAGCTGGACGAGCAGGGCAT TATGCTGGACGCCTTTGCTCAGGAGATGGACCACACCCAGTCCCGGATGGATGGGGTCCTTAGGAAGATGGCCAAAATATCCCACATGACCAGTG TAGGTGAATCCCTTAGCTGGGGAGCTCAGCTGGGACTTCTGAGGCGCCTCTCAGTACCACAGGGCTCTCTTGTACACCAGGTCACTTCCATCCTTTTGTGA
- the STX10 gene encoding syntaxin-10 isoform X3, with protein MSLEDPFFVVRGEVQKAVNTARGLYQRWCELLQESAVVGREELDWTTNELRNGLRSIEWDLEDLEETIGIVEANPGKFKLPAGDLQERKVFVQRMREAVQEMKDHMVSPAAVAFMERNNREMVTGKPATLKSSSDLLDASVVSTTSRYIEEQQATQQLILDQQDQQLEMVSGSISVLKHMSGRVGEELDEQGIMLDAFAQEMDHTQSRMDGVLRKMAKISHMTSES; from the exons ATGTCTCTCGAAGATCCTTTTTTTGTAGTCCGAGG CGAGGTGCAGAAGGCGGTGAACACGGCCCGTGGGCTGTACCAGCGGTGGTGCGAGCTCCTGCAGGAGAGCGCGGTGGTCGGACGCGAGGAGCTGGACTGGACGACCAACGAGCTGCGGAATGGCCTGCGCAGCATCGAGTGGGACCTCGAAGACCTGGAGGAAACCATTG GCATAGTGGAAGCCAACCCCGGCAAGTTCAAGCTCCCAGCTGGAGACCTTCAGGAGAGAAAAGTGTTTGTGCAGAGGATGCGGGAAGCAGTGCAG GAAATGAAGGACCATATGGTCAGCCCGGCAGCCGTAGCCTTCATGGAGAGGAATAACAGGGAG ATGGTGACAGGCAAGCCGGCCACCCTGAAGTCCTCCAGCGACTTGCTGGACGCCAGTGTGGTCTCGACCACCTCTCGCTACATTGAAGAGCAGcaggccacacagcag CTGATCCTGGACCAGCAGGATCAACAGCTGGAAATGGTGTCTGGGAGCATCTCAGTTCTGAAACACATGTCCGGCCGTGTTGGGGAGGAGCTGGACGAGCAGGGCAT TATGCTGGACGCCTTTGCTCAGGAGATGGACCACACCCAGTCCCGGATGGATGGGGTCCTTAGGAAGATGGCCAAAATATCCCACATGACCAGTG